In Hippoglossus stenolepis isolate QCI-W04-F060 chromosome 13, HSTE1.2, whole genome shotgun sequence, a single genomic region encodes these proteins:
- the otc gene encoding ornithine transcarbamylase, mitochondrial: MFVKLFSVHSPVFKCLKTLHSRSARGFSCGAASFAPVSLKGRSCLTLKDFSSDEIKRLLWVSGDLKHRIKHEKQYLPLLQGKSIAMIFEKRSTRTRMSTETGFALLGGHPCFLTSQDIHLGVNESCADTARVLSGFCDIVLARVYSHSTLEELDKDASVPIINGLSDLYHPIQILADFLTLQEHYGSLSGLTVSWIGDGNNVLHSFMMTAAKLGVHLKIATPKGYEPERSVIQEAQKLCKEHGTQLVLTSDPMEAAHGSNVLVTDTWVSMGQEEEKKKRLKDFHGYQITMKTGSVAKPDWTFLHCLPRKMEEVDDEVFYSSRSLVFPEAENRKWTIMGLMVSLLTDYAPQIPMPKF, from the exons ATGTTTGTTAAACTGTTTTCCGTccacagcccagttttcaaatgTCTGAAAACTTTGCACAGCCGCTCTGCACGCGGGTTTAG CTGTGGAGCTGCTTCCTTCGCCCCGGTGAGTTTGAAAGGTCGCAGTTGTCTCACTCTGAAAGATTTCAGCTCAGATGAGATCAAGAGGTTGTTGTGGGTGTCTGGAGATTTGAAACACAGGATCAAACATGAGAAACAG TATCTTCCTCTTCTGCAAGGAAAGTCCATTGCTATGATATTTGAGAAGAGGAGCACCAGAACAAGAATGTCCACAGAAACAG GTTTTGCTCTGCTGGGTGGACACCCCTGTTTCCTCACCTCTCAGGACATCCACCTGGGAGTGAATGAGAGCTGTGCAGACACAGCCAG ggttCTCTCAGGATTCTGTGATATTGTCTTGGCCCGAGTTTACAGTCACTCCACGTTAGAGGAGCTGGATAAAGATGCCTCCGTCCCCATCATCAACGGTCTCTCCGACCTCTACCACCCAATCCAAATCCTGGCCGACTTCCTCACTTTACAG GAGCATTATGGGTCGCTCAGTGGATTAACAGTGAGCTGGATTGGAGACGGCAACAACGTCCTCCACTCCTTCATGATGACTGCAGCCAAACTGGGCGTCCATCTTAAGATTGCTACACCAAAG GGGTATGAGCCAGAGAGGAGTGTTATTCAAGAGGCACAGAAACTCTGCAAAGAG CACGGGACGCAGCTtgttttgacctctgacccgaTGGAGGCCGCACACGGCAGCAACGTTTTGGTGACTGACACCTGGGTCAGCatgggacaggaggaggagaaaaagaagaggctCAAAGACTTTCATGGTTACCAGATTACAATGAAG ACAGGAAGTGTGGCCAAACCAGACTGGACCTTCCTTCACTGTCTCCCCCGTAaaatggaggaggtggatgacGAGGTTTTCTACTCCTCCCGCTCCCTGGTCTTCCCTGAGGCTgagaacaggaagtggacaaTCATG ggTCTGATGGTTTCTCTCCTGACTGACTACGCTCCACAGATCCCCATGCCGAAGTTCTAA
- the rpgra gene encoding trichohyalin: MTGQTDADIPETGAIFTFGKSSFADNVPSKFWLKNDHPVHISCGGAHTSVITDNGRILMFGANTCGQLGLGFKRAASKPASVKALKSETVKLVACGRDHTIVCTWQGCVYGAGSNQEGQLGLGHCSNTTSFALLPPFFDHAPVRMLSAGCNTSAALTEDGRLFMWGDNSVGQLGLGDEGSAAEPREVDVGEAVMWVSCGYHHSAFVTVDGGLYTFGESANGRLGLQTEQLANHTVPQRVQGILGRVIQVSCGGEHTAALTEENVYTFGRGQYGQLGHGTFLFEVDLPKPLEHFSNSSNRHVSCGENHTAVITENGLLYTFGDSRHGKLGSGEENFTNQFSPTLCRRFLKYNVQLVSCGCNHMLVLAAPKPPESHEVVPEKDVTINESLLRLEMLLLDTLTDPTPLVPKSALAARARHREKESSVDLFGEMFQNLPRLNSDFLNASWQTSRNVLSRTTRSKDVTTPSSPPKPLSDAPPSPPLSPAPLSESVSSKPSSLHSQSSLQSKFHRASSSTSDPKDFPSSMPSPKSVTKRNPNVLFPKRIGKNRVQHTSGAKKALNGRMSSHTTGLREREGLASSQTEGENVQRQVISEDLQNRRAVDSDILPDTEKKKGRALRRTTKDDFAFAEQLQSGGKIEKTSHGAFPAELLKGCSSLKKGASATKKNNHKATSKGKENITKQPNKIQNQDEKKAQKELYHVKSTKHSRNEPSELNEKAPQSIHLTKAGQRATAMKKSGRKSTDLQAVHINQEDVIDLIRTANQEESNLSALDKTSPVIKVTEGNETNSMSVQRGSSTFKGNAAEEDVKRAPIQIKRTDAKLAPTRDVPKVKSAAGKGQSKKLSSVKKGNTPVTTPEKALSVTSTPVKVKGKQQKLKSTPVKSKHVENNAVQSRSEGHGADKSVNSTDQRMKGKPADEQKLPGDKKAQEKPVWEKGEEIKDKGEADTKDNKGAKLRSNKTVSPQQDTPTPVVGNTPSSQTPQRTEEVSVSGAKFLQAFEPADRDLLVSQREDKEAEDKPRWAQILSDAVAVLPAAGMAGAAVEVLADAVTSVQADISDTAVSTPSKASSRGKQFTKQSAIRQASFASTLSSAELSNQEEENAKKHAQVSVPLESRNRVQEDDCDDRDQSEHEAVKSDTTKQTGVEDCSQTEVHTLKTSQQDHEEEEDEDQKTSKVSREDVGEEDESKKGEYRETEDEEEEGESVSNVDDEEEEEEEDRGKSSCDKKDEAESVSGEGEQEGDDESEEEEGEEETNSSSEEEDEGTEKNNSTEIEEEEEGEEEESSEVMGEGGSESEAVEEEEEGSEQSNEEEEDESEVSEDEEDESAEESGSTIGSKSEEEEEKEEKKGSDTAESAGSDEEEDEEEEVEEEGETEEQKDDQDSTESEDEEKDSEDEESDESKGEKKDDENQGEVSVDIEEEEEEDNESDEEEEEQDEFSEKEDEVCEEEELSDEGESEREDEKEDVTADEEEEGEEEVAEGEEEGEKEKIKNSTEGTKKARAETEEEEEEGDEEEDGEEEENETMVKLTETRPTNLRQEQSKQKSEDEGREEAGEEEKEEKEEGWERGKVAKVAEDEHESEEEEEEEEGEEEEGEEGRERGKVAKEEEVGRRRRKRGEGRRWKGEVAKVAKEEHEKEEEGEEGRERGKVAKVAKEENESEEEEEEEEGEDEEEEEEGEEGLERGEVAKVVAKEENEGEEEEEEEEGEDEEEEEEGEEGLERGEVAKVAEDEHEREEEEEEEEGEEGQETGKVANVAEDEHESEEEEEDEEGEDEEEEEEGKEGLERGEVAKVAKEEHESEEEEEEEEGEDEEEEGEGEEGRESGKVAKVAKVAKEENEGEEEEEEEEGEDEEEEEEGEEGLEREEVAKVAEDEHEREEEEEEEEGEEGREKGKVAKVAEDEHESEEEEEEEEGEDEEDEEEEEKGEEEEEEEEEEEEEEEEEEEEEEEEEEEEEEEEEEKTKTKTKTKTKTKRQDTQELPPDRKEKQQREKPKPAPRTRQRTAGEKNPEEKQFWNNVLPQYLDLQ, from the exons ATGACCGGACAGACAGATGCAGACATACCTG AAACAGGAGCCATCTTCACATTTGGAAAGAGCAGCTTTGCAGACAATGTACCCAGTAAATTCTGGTTGAAGAACGACCATCCAGTGCATATATCCTGTGGTGGGGCGCACACTTCTGTCATCACAG ACAATGGGAGGATCCTCATGTTTGGTGCCAACACCTGCGGCCAACTGGGGCTGGGATTTAAACGTGCAGCCAGTAAACCTGCCTCTGTGAAAG CCTTAAAGTCTGAGACGGTGAAGCTTGTAGCTTGTGGGAGAGATCACACAATTGTCTGCACAT GGCAGGGTTGTGTGTACGGTGCTGGCAGTAACCAGGAGGGGCAGCTCGGTTTGGGTCACTGCAGCAACACGACGTCCTTCGCCCTGCTGCCTCCCTTCTTTGACCATGCaccagtcaggatgctctctgCAGGGTGCAACACCTCAGCTGCCTTAACAG AGGACGGCAGGCTGTTCATGTGGGGAGACAACTCCGTGGGTCAGCTTGGTTTAGGGGACGAGGGATCAGCAGCAGAGCCCAGAGAGGTGGATGTTGGAGAGGCGGTGATGTGGGTCTCCTGTGGATACCACCACTCAGCATTTGTCACAg TGGATGGAGGTCTTTACACGTTTGGTGAAAGTGCGAATGGACGTCTTGGTCTCCAGACAGAGCAGCTCGCCAATCACACAGTCCCCCAGAGGGTGCAAGGGATTCTGGGTCGTGTCATCCAGGTGTCCTGTGGAGGGGAGCACACTGCAGCACTCACTG AGGAGAACGTGTACACGTTCGGCAGGGGTCAGTACGGTCAGCTGGGCCATGGAACGTTTCTGTTTGAGGTCGATTTGCCAAAACCACTGGAGCACTTTTctaacagcagcaacagacaCGTCTCCTGTGGAGAGAACCACACTGCTGTGATCACTG agaaCGGCCTGCTCTACACATTTGGTGACAGTCGTCATGGGAAACTGGGCTCAGGGGAGGAAAACTTCACAAACCAGTTCAGCCCAACACTTTGTAGACGTTTTCTCAAATACAACGTTCAGTTA GTGTCCTGCGGTTGTAACCACATGCTAGTACTGGCTGCACCCAAACCACCAGAGAGCCATGAGGTGGTGCCAGAGAAGGATGTCACCATCAATGAGAGCTTGTTGCGTTTAGAAATGCTCCTGTTAGACACTTTGACGGATCCAACTCCACTGGTCCCAAAGTCGGCCCTCGCTGCTCGAGCTCgccacagagagaaa gagAGCTCTGTGGATCTGTTTGGAGAAATGTTCCAGAACCTCCCACGTTTGAACTCTGACTTCCTCAACGCCTCCTGGCAAACATCCAGGAACGTCTTAAGCCGCACGACACGTTCAAAGGATGTGACCACCCCTTCATCACCCCCCAAACCCCTGTCAGACGCACCACCAAGCCCACCACTCTCACCCGCACCTCTGTCCGAATCCGTATCCTCCAAGCCATCAAGCTTACATTCTCAATCATCACTTCAGAGTAAATTCCATAGAGCCTCCTCCTCTACGTCTGATCCCAAAGACTTTCCCTCTTCCATGCCGTCGCCAAAGTCTGTAACTAAACGTAACCCGAACGTTCTCTTCCCAAAGAGGATTGGAAAAAATAGAGTCCAACACACGTCGGGTGCTAAGAAGGCCTTAAATGGCAGAATGTCATCACACACTACAggtctcagagagagagaaggcctCGCCTCATCACAAACAG AGGGAGAAAATGTTCAGAGACAAGTGATCAGTGAAGATTTGCAGAACAGAAGAGCAGTCGACTCTGACATTTTGCCAGATacg gaaaagaaaaagggccGAGCTCTCAGAAGAACAACAAAAGACGACTTTGCGTTTGCTGAGCAGCTCCAGTCCGgagggaaaatagaaaaaacttCTCACGGGGCCTTCCCCGCCGAGCTCTTGAAAGGCTGTAGCTCTTTAAAGAAAGGAGCatctgcaacaaagaaaaataaccacaaagCCACATCCAAAGGAAAAGAGAACATCACAAAGCAGCCAAATAAAATCCAAAATCAAGATGAGAAAAAGGCACAAAAGGAGCTCTACCATgttaaatccacaaaacacagtAGGAATGAACCATCAGAGTTAAATGAAAAAGCTCCACAATCTATTCATCTGACTAAAGCAGGTCAGAGAGCAACTGCAATGAAGAAAAGTGGAAGGAAAAGTACAGATTTGCAAGCAGTCCACATAAACCAGGAGGATGTGATAGATTTGATAAGGACAGCAAACCAAGAGGAATCTAACTTGTCAGCTTTGGACAAGACATCTCCTGTTATCAAGGTCACAGAAGggaatgaaacaaacagcatgTCTGTCCAAAGAGGAAGTTCAACTTTCAAGGGaaatgctgcagaggaagatgtcAAACGTGCACCAATCCAGATTAAAAGAACAGACGCCAAACTGGCCCCAACGAGAGATGTGCCCAAGGTTAAATCTGCAGCAGGGAAAGGTCAAAGTAAAAAGCTGTCATCggtgaaaaaaggaaatacacCTGTCACCACCCCTGAGAAAGCCCTCAGTGTGACGTCTACACCTGTAAAAGTCAAAGGGAAGCAACAAAAGCTCAAATCCACACCAGTCAAAAGTAAACATGTAGAAAATAATGCAGTTCAAAGTAGAAGTGAAGGACACGGTGCAGATAAATCTGTCAATAGCACGGATCAGAGAATGAAAGGTAAACCTGCAGACGAGCAGAAGTTACCTGGTGACAAGAAAGCACAGGAAAAGCCTGTGTGGGAAAAAGGAGAGGAGATCAAGGATAAAGGTGAGGCAGACACTAAGGATAATAAAGGGGCCAAGCTGAGGAGTAATAAGACTGTATCTCCACAGCAGGATACACCTACACCTGTGGTGGGTAACACACCTTCCTCACAAACCCctcagagaacagaggaggttTCTGTCAGCGGTGCCAAATTCCTGCAGGCCTTTGAACCTGCTGATAGAGATCTGCTCGtttcacagagagaagacaagGAGGCCGAGGATAAACCAAGATGGGCACAAATTCTCAGTGACGCAGTCGCTGTTCTTCCCGCTGCTGGGATGGCAGGTGCAGCTGTGGAGGTCCTCGCTGATGCAGTTACCAGTGTACAGGCGGACATCAGCGACACAGCCGTCTCAACACCGTCCAAAGCATCCAGTCGAGGGAAACAGTTCACAAAGCAAAGTGCGATTAGGCAGGCTTCCTTCGCCTCGACATTGTCCTCTGCAGAATTGTCAAATCAAGAAGAAGAGAACGCAAAGAAACACGCTCAAGTCAGTGTCCCGTTAGAGTCTCGGAATAGAGTTCAAGAAGATGACTGCGATGATCGTGATCAGTCTGAACATGAGGCTGTGAAAAGTGACACGACCAAGCAGACAGGGGTTGAAGACTGTTCACAAACAGAAGTACACACCTTGAAAACTTCCCAGCAAGAccacgaagaggaggaggatgaagatcaGAAAACCTCCAAGGTCTCCAGAGAAGATGTaggagaagaggatgagagTAAAAAGGGAGAATACAGAGAAactgaagatgaggaggaagagggagagagtgtaAGCAATGTGGAtgacgaagaggaagaagaggaggaggatagaGGAAAAAGTAGCTGTGACAAAAAGGATGAAGCAGAGAGTGTTTCTGGAGAGGGTGAGCAAGAGGGAGATGATGAatcggaggaagaagagggtgaggaggaaacaaactctagcagtgaggaagaggatgaagggacTGAGAAGAACAATAGTACGGAGattgaagaggaggaagaaggagaagaggaagaaagcagTGAAGTGATGGGTGAAGGTGGGAGTGAGTCTGAAGCagttgaagaggaggaggagggaagtgaACAGTCcaatgaagaggaagaggatgaaagTGAGGTGAGTGAGGACGAAGAAGATGAAAGTGCTGAAGAGTCGGGGAGCACAATTGGTAGCaagagtgaagaggaagaagagaaggaagagaaaaagggaagtgACACTGCAGAGTCTGcaggaagtgatgaagaggaagacgaagaagaagaagtagaggAAGAGGGTGAAACTGAGGAGCAAAAAGATGATCAAGATTCCACAGaaagtgaggatgaggagaaagaCTCAGAAGATGAAGAGTCAGATGAGAGcaaaggagagaagaaagatgaTGAGAACCAGGGTGAAGTGAGTGTTGATattgaagaggaggaagaggaggacaacgagagtgatgaagaggaggaggagcaagaTGAATTCAGTGAAAAAGAAGATGaggtgtgtgaggaagaggagttgtCAGATGAGggggaaagtgagagagaggatgaaaaagaggatgttacagcagatgaagaagaagagggtgaggaagaggttgcagagggggaagaagaaggtgagaaggagaaaataaagaatagtACAGAGGGTACTAAAAAGGCTagggcagagacagaggaagaggaggaggaaggggatgaggaagaggatggtgaggaagaagagaatgaaacaatggttaaactgacagagacaagacccacaaatctgagacaggaacaaagtaaacaaaagagtgaggatgaagggagagaagaagcgggtgaggaagaaaaggaggaaaaagaagagggtTGGGAAAGAGGAAAGGTTGCAAAGGTGGCTGAGGACGAACatgagagtgaggaggaggaagaagaggaggaaggagaagaggaggaaggagaagagggtcGGGAAAGAGGAAAGGTTGCAAAGGAGGAAGaagtggggaggaggagaaggaagagaggagaagggaggaggtggaaaggAGAGGTTGCAAAGGTGGCCAAGGAAGAACatgaga aagaggaggaaggagaagagggtcGGGAAAGAGGAAAGGTTGCAAAGGTGGCCAAGGAAGAAAatgagagtgaggaggaggaggaagaggaagaaggagaagatgaggaagaagaggaggaaggagaagagggtcTGGAAAGAGGAGAGGTTGCAAAGGTG GTGGCTAAGGAAGAAAatgagggtgaagaggaggaagaggaggaggaaggagaagatgaggaagaagaggaggaaggagaagagggtcTGGAAAGAGGAGAGGTTGCAAAGGTGGCTGAGGACGAacatgagagggaggaggaggaggaagaggaagaaggagaagagggtcAGGAAACAGGAAAGGTTGCAAACGTGGCTGAGGACGAACatgagagtgaggaggaggaagaggatgaggaaggagaagatgaggaagaagaggaggaaggaaaagagggtCTGGAAAGAGGAGAGGTTGCAAAGGTGGCCAAGGAAGAACatgagagtgaggaggaggaagaggaggaggaaggagaagacgaggaagaagagggggaaggAGAAGAGGGTCGGGAAAGCGGAAAGGTTGCAAAGGTGGCCAAGGTGGCCAAGGAAGAAaatgagggtgaggaggaggaagaggaggaggaaggagaagatgaggaagaagaggaggaaggagaagagggtcTGGAAAGAGAAGAGGTTGCAAAGGTGGCTGAGGACGAacatgagagggaggaggaggaggaagaggaagaaggagaagagggtcGGGAAAAAGGAAAGGTTGCAAAGGTGGCTGAGGACGAACatgagagtgaggaggaggaagaggaggaggaaggagaagatgaggaagatgaggaagaagaggagaaaggtgaagaagaagaagaagaagaagaagaagaagaagaagaagaagaagaagaagaagaagaagaagaagaagaagaagaagaagaagaagaagaagaagaagaaaagacaaaaacaaaaacaaaaacaaaaacaaaaacaaaaagacaggaCACACAGGAGTTGCCTCCggacagaaaagagaagcagcagagagaaaaacccAAACCAGCTCCGAGGACGAGGCAGAGaactgcaggagagaagaaCCCAGAGGAGAAGCAGTTCTGGAACAATGTTCTACCACAGTATCTGGACCTGCAGTGA
- the gpr161a gene encoding G-protein coupled receptor 161 produces the protein MNTSRNCTAAGNGEGLAALEWVSIVTITLLACLGNLLVVVTLYRRPYLLTPSNKFVFSLTLSNLLLSMLVLPFVAVSSAKREWVFGVVWCNFTALLYLLISSASMLTLGAIAIDRYYAVLYPMIYPMKITGNRAVVVIAYVWLHSLIGCVPPLFGWSSFEFDCYKWTCVASWHREPSYTAFWVSWCILPPLIIMLACYGVIFRVARMKARKVHCGTVVVAQDDSSGAQKNGRKNSSTSNSSSGSRRSLVYAGSQCKAFVTILVVIGTFLVTWGPYVSVVCTEALWGQGSVSQGLETLVAWLSFCSAACHPLIYGLWNKTVRKELLGMFFGDRYYRESFATRHRNSRLFSISNRITDLGMSPHLTAMLAGGGHLLAPGSSTGDTGFSFTQDSCTDVMLLDDFSVDGSSQQQQHGNLSGKRRSSVTFEDQVEHSKAENFNASSAQVHAEEHKSLDTFASCLAMAIESDAKLTLFGEGLALPGGLFVTRAVPRPRYLDGQRLRLESIDEGIVKDDRNEEEQDIEEKPV, from the exons ATGAACACCAGTAGGAACTGCACCGCAGCCGGCAATGGTGAGGGTCTGGCTGCCCTGGAGTGGGTCTCTATAGTGACCATCACACTCCTCGCCTGCCTGGGGAACCTCTTGGTCGTGGTCACCCTTTATCGCAGGCCTTATCTGCTCACGCCCAGCAACAAGTTTGTGTTCAGCCTGACCCTGTCCAACCTGCTGCTGTCCATGCTGGTGCTGCCGTTCGTGGCCGTGAGCTCGGCAAAGAGGGAGTGGGTGTTCGGGGTGGTGTGGTGCAACTTCACCGCCCTGCTCTACCTGCTCATCAGCTCGGCCAGCATGCTCACCCTCGGGGCTATCGCCATTGACAG GTACTACGCAGTGCTCTACCCGATGATCTACCCCATGAAGATCACAGGAAACCGGGCCGTCGTGGTCATCGCCTACGTGTGGTTAcactctctgattggctgtgtgCCTCCTCTGTTCGGCTGGTCCTCCTTCGAGTTTGACTGCTACAAGTGGACCTGCGTTGCGTCTTGGCACAGAGAGCCGAGCTACACAGCCTTCTGGGTCAGCTGGTGCATCCTCCCGCCGTTGATCATAATGCTGGCCTGCTATGGTGTCATTTTCCGCGTTGCCCGCATGAAAGCTCGTAAAGTCCACTGCGGTACAGTCGTGGTGGCTCAGGACGACTCCAGTGGAGCTCAGAAGAACGGACGCAAGAACTCCAGCACCTCAAATTCCTCTAGTGGAAGCCGGCGGAGCCTGGTGTACGCAGGGAGCCAATGCAAGGCCTTTGTCACCATTTTAGTGGTGATAGGCACCTTCCTGGTGACGTGGGGGCCGTATGTCAGTGTGGTGTGCACCGAGGCTTTGTGGGGACAGGGGAGTGTATCTCAGGGGCTGGAGACTCTGGTCGCATGGCTTTCCTTTTGCAGCGCCGCGTGCCACCCACTCATCTATGGTTTGTGGAATAAAACGGTGAGGAAGGAGCTGCTGGGGATGTTCTTTGGAGACCGCTACTACAGAGAGTCGTTTGCTACTCGGCATAGGAATTCCCGACTCTTCAGCATCTCCAATAGAATCACAG ACTTGGGTATGTCTCCACACCTGACGGCCATGTTGGCTGGTGGAGGGCATCTGTTGGCCCCTGGTAGCAGCACAGGAGATACCGGCTTCAGTTTCACTCAGGACTCGT GCACAGACGTGATGCTGCTGGATGACTTCTCTGTTGACGGCTCCtcccaacaacagcagcacggGAATCTGTCCGGAAAGAGGAGGAGCTCGGTCACCTTTGAAGACCAGGTGGAGCATTCCAAAG CTGAAAACTTCAACGCATCCTCAGCCCAAGTCCACGCAGAGGAGCACAAATCTCTCGACACCTTTGCTTCCTGCCTGGCCATGGCCATAGAGAGCGACGCTAAGCTCACCCTGTTTGGCGAGGGTCTGGCTCTGCCTGGGGGGCTGTTTGTGACGAGGGCGGTGCCGAGACCTAGATACTTAGACGGTCAGAGACTGAGGCTGGAGAGTATCGATGAAGGGATCGTCAAAGACGACAGAAATGAAGAAGAGCAGGACATAGAGGAGAAACCAGTCTGA